The Magnolia sinica isolate HGM2019 chromosome 9, MsV1, whole genome shotgun sequence genome contains a region encoding:
- the LOC131256441 gene encoding basic leucine zipper 43-like — MNPTIHSSNFTTIQNNTPTFHFSRFFALHPSPSFQTPTSVCQFTSQALSSLSNKSTSDDAEEYPGIADEIKKHRRMISNRESARRSRIRKKKHLDQLLVQIIQLRDQNCQLLDKLNHMEDWNDRILQENGLLREEASNLHQTLRNMQHKNPYTILKDTEEIPCNIAYLGAKSTNQTFISPMDLLY, encoded by the coding sequence ATGAATCCAACCATCCACTCATCTAACTTTACGACAATTCAAAACAATACACCGACCTTTCATTTCAGCAGATTCTTTGCCTTACATCCTTCACCCTCTTTCCAAACTCCTACCTCTGTCTGCCAATTCACCTCGCAGGCATTGTCTTCTCTCAGCAACAAGTCTACTTCTGATGATGCGGAAGAATACCCGGGCATAGCCGATGAGATCAAGAAGCATAGGAGGATGATATCCAACAGAGAATCTGCTCGACGGTCTCGGATACGCAAGAAGAAGCATCTTGACCAGCTATTGGTGCAGATCATCCAGCTTCGTGACCAGAACTGCCAGCTTCTCGACAAGCTGAATCACATGGAGGACTGGAATGACCGGATCCTACAGGAGAATGGCCTACTCAGGGAAGAAGCTTCCAACCTCCATCAAACTCTCCGAAACATGCAGCACAAAAATCCTTACaccattttgaaagatacagAAGAAATCCCATGCAACATTGCATATCTTGGAGCCAAATCAACAAACCAAACCTTCATCAGTCCCATGGATTTGCTTTATTGA
- the LOC131255107 gene encoding basic leucine zipper 8-like: MENAGDGNDGIGLEAAEDGQKDQILPPSLKCTTVSSDISDWSATSSSDSLAYVLHPLSKPLPPSDNSPRKHHLLSATSLLLITEKNTQTYITDEKKHKRMISNRESARRSLIRQKKHLDELLVQVIQFGDQNCQLIDKLNHMEDCLDRIVEENGLLREEASNLLQTL; the protein is encoded by the exons ATGGAGAATGCTGGTGACGGCAATGATGGCATTGGCCTGGAAGCAGCAGAAGATGGACAG AAAGATCAGATCCTTCCACCATCTTTAAAGTGTACAACTGTCTCTTCAGATATAAGCGATTGGAGTGCGACTTCATCAT CAGATTCTTTGGCCTATGTCCTTCACCCTCTTTCTAAACCCCTCCCTCCGTCTGACAATTCGCCTCGCAAACATCATCTTCTCTCAGCAACATCTCTACTTCTGATAACGGAGAAGAACACCCAGACATATATAACTGATGAGAAGAAGCATAAGAGGATGATATCCAACAGAGAATCCGCCCGACGGTCTCTGATACGCCAGAAGAAGCATCTTGACGAGCTATTGGTGCAGGTCATCCAGTTCGGGGACCAGAACTGCCAGCTTATTGACAAGCTGAACCACATGGAGGACTGCCTTGACCGGATCGTTGAGGAGAATGGCCTACTCAGGGAAGAAGCTTCCAACCTCCTTCAAACTCTCTGA